One genomic window of Sulfurovum lithotrophicum includes the following:
- a CDS encoding autotransporter assembly complex protein TamA: protein MYFKHSFLLLLLLNSFASAGFFSDNNESKEVGLSTHIIKFGGEEVFDESDLLDAVSADHKSFYQFWKDDTARIKDKLLPTLGATLRNYFDAEGYYDAEFKIKQTKTTVKVSVKENKPVLVNDINISSDYKIDDMITFHKGDIFKAKEFIAVKGRISEEMLKQGYCSYYLDTKAYVDLNKHTVDMTFVLKKGDICTFGNVTVQGNETIDENIIKSRVRARKGQRFDLEKVKDTYDALYGLNSFDSVLVNIDRKFYNVVPVDITVSEMDQPYHFEVGAGYDSYVGMRMHGQVLKHNFMGNAQKLQLDLAWSQLEQLAVLSFFKPVVWEPFGFWLDLGTKGGYSNLGYDGFREKKLFFTTYLNHATERFDIKLGLTFESIDISKRDDGQPELPPGAYNTFLLTYPYLDVTYDGRDSKLNPKYGYYIRGYGEWGIPTNSETSAYQKYLLELRGIYTVADLTLATVGKVGVIEIGNESNNHGIPESKKFFAGGMYSNRAYGFREIGAITSPTTDLVDGAQTWVNLSIEADYPIWGDLYGAVFSDNTMLAKESMDFNGDIISSAGVGVRYMTPVGPLKLDVGFNVNDTSIYGIQFQIGQSF, encoded by the coding sequence ATGTATTTCAAGCACTCATTTTTATTATTACTGCTCTTGAACAGTTTTGCCTCTGCGGGTTTTTTCAGTGACAACAATGAGAGTAAAGAGGTCGGGCTTTCCACGCATATCATCAAGTTTGGCGGAGAAGAGGTTTTTGATGAGTCAGACCTCCTTGACGCTGTCAGTGCCGACCATAAAAGTTTCTACCAATTCTGGAAAGATGACACGGCGCGCATTAAGGATAAACTTCTTCCCACGCTTGGGGCAACACTGCGCAATTACTTTGATGCCGAAGGCTACTATGATGCCGAATTCAAGATCAAACAGACCAAAACAACGGTGAAAGTCAGCGTTAAAGAGAACAAGCCGGTCCTTGTCAACGATATCAATATCAGCAGTGACTACAAGATTGACGATATGATCACCTTTCATAAGGGAGATATCTTCAAGGCAAAGGAGTTCATTGCTGTCAAGGGAAGGATCTCGGAAGAGATGCTCAAGCAGGGATACTGCAGTTACTACCTGGATACCAAGGCTTATGTTGACCTGAATAAACATACTGTCGATATGACATTTGTACTTAAAAAGGGTGATATCTGTACGTTTGGAAATGTAACCGTTCAGGGCAATGAAACCATTGATGAGAATATTATCAAATCACGTGTCAGAGCCAGAAAAGGACAACGGTTCGATCTGGAAAAAGTGAAAGATACCTATGATGCCCTGTATGGCCTGAACTCTTTTGATTCCGTTCTGGTCAATATAGACAGGAAATTCTACAATGTCGTCCCGGTAGATATCACGGTATCGGAAATGGATCAGCCATACCATTTTGAAGTGGGTGCGGGGTATGACAGTTATGTAGGTATGCGTATGCATGGACAGGTTCTCAAGCATAACTTTATGGGAAACGCCCAGAAGCTTCAGCTAGACCTTGCCTGGTCGCAGCTCGAACAGCTTGCGGTATTGAGTTTTTTCAAGCCGGTGGTCTGGGAACCTTTTGGTTTCTGGCTTGACCTTGGGACAAAAGGCGGGTATTCGAATCTCGGATATGACGGATTCCGGGAAAAGAAACTTTTTTTTACAACATACCTGAATCATGCAACGGAACGTTTTGATATCAAACTGGGTCTTACTTTTGAATCTATAGATATTTCAAAACGTGATGACGGTCAACCTGAACTGCCTCCCGGAGCGTATAATACTTTTTTATTGACCTACCCCTACCTGGATGTGACGTATGACGGCAGGGATTCCAAACTCAACCCAAAATACGGATATTACATCAGAGGGTATGGAGAATGGGGTATTCCTACCAATAGCGAAACCAGTGCCTATCAGAAATATCTTTTGGAACTCAGGGGAATTTATACAGTTGCCGATCTTACTTTGGCAACAGTTGGAAAAGTGGGTGTCATCGAGATCGGGAATGAAAGCAACAATCACGGGATTCCGGAATCGAAGAAATTCTTTGCCGGGGGTATGTACTCCAACCGTGCCTACGGCTTCAGAGAGATCGGTGCGATCACCTCTCCGACCACCGATCTCGTGGATGGTGCCCAGACATGGGTTAACCTGAGTATAGAAGCGGATTACCCTATATGGGGAGACCTTTACGGTGCGGTTTTCAGTGACAATACCATGCTGGCCAAAGAGAGTATGGATTTTAACGGTGACATTATAAGCTCTGCAGGTGTAGGTGTACGGTACATGACACCGGTCGGGCCGCTGAAACTCGATGTGGGTTTCAATGTAAATGATACTTCCATTTACGGTATCCAGTTCCAGATAGGGCAGTCATTCTAA
- a CDS encoding NAD(P)H-dependent glycerol-3-phosphate dehydrogenase: protein MKMAIIGAGKWGQALYHAYSENNEVVIHSRTPRNIEHFVSLGEALEREYLVMAIPAQFVRHWMEENFVDKGQKILVAAKGIETSTGAFLNDIFTQFLPPERLAYISGPSFAAEVQKSLPTALMISSTNLSLAQTFADHLPSYIKGYVDDDVVGAEVSGAYKNVIAIASGVCDGLGLGNNARAALISRGLVEMARFGKSFGARTETFLSLGGAGDLFLTASSRLSRNYRVGLGLAEGKDMDTILKELGEVAEGVPTAKALHRIAQEKGIYLPIAEEVYAMIEEGKDPHESVHDLLG, encoded by the coding sequence ATGAAAATGGCGATAATCGGTGCGGGAAAATGGGGACAGGCACTGTACCATGCCTACAGTGAGAACAATGAGGTGGTGATCCATTCGCGTACCCCAAGGAATATCGAGCATTTTGTTTCTTTGGGTGAGGCGTTGGAGAGGGAGTATCTGGTCATGGCCATTCCTGCACAGTTCGTACGTCACTGGATGGAAGAGAATTTTGTGGACAAAGGCCAGAAAATACTGGTTGCAGCCAAAGGCATAGAGACATCCACCGGTGCATTTCTCAATGACATCTTTACACAGTTCTTACCGCCGGAGCGTCTGGCATACATTTCGGGTCCCTCTTTTGCCGCGGAAGTACAGAAGTCACTCCCCACGGCTCTGATGATCTCTTCGACCAACCTTTCACTGGCGCAGACTTTTGCGGATCATCTGCCTTCCTATATCAAAGGCTATGTGGATGACGATGTGGTGGGTGCGGAAGTCTCCGGAGCCTACAAGAATGTCATAGCCATTGCCAGTGGCGTCTGTGACGGATTGGGGTTGGGAAACAACGCCAGAGCGGCACTGATCTCCCGCGGTCTTGTGGAAATGGCGCGTTTTGGAAAGAGCTTTGGTGCCAGAACGGAGACTTTTCTTTCTCTGGGAGGTGCCGGTGACCTTTTCCTGACTGCTAGTTCCAGACTTTCTCGAAATTACAGGGTCGGACTGGGTCTGGCAGAGGGGAAAGATATGGATACCATTCTGAAAGAACTCGGCGAAGTGGCAGAGGGGGTTCCTACGGCCAAAGCGCTTCACCGTATCGCGCAGGAGAAAGGCATTTATCTTCCCATTGCAGAGGAGGTCTACGCTATGATCGAAGAGGGTAAAGATCCGCATGAAAGCGTACATGACCTTTTGGGATAG
- a CDS encoding potassium channel family protein: MVSQSILLFGYGSHGRFIASGLHEDGFKIKIVESNPDYYEQAREDGYIDVEYADVTSDSILQALNPQHFDQLVCVMEDEHLNVFLTLSLRSLFKECYILSISDSMHTTKKLKMAGADKVIDLYEVSANKIYNILRRPVATKILEGIVMERDGVVFREIPVPERSFLEDVMTDDLDLAPYGILLIGMIDEELGHTFVFITAGINHRVDAGDTLVCIGPKDKLDEFEAVLKKEKEL, encoded by the coding sequence ATGGTATCACAGTCTATTCTGCTCTTTGGTTATGGGAGTCACGGCAGGTTCATTGCCAGCGGACTGCATGAAGACGGATTCAAGATCAAGATCGTGGAATCGAACCCGGACTATTATGAGCAGGCGAGGGAAGACGGCTATATCGATGTCGAGTATGCAGATGTGACCAGCGACAGTATACTTCAGGCACTTAATCCGCAACATTTTGATCAGCTGGTCTGCGTGATGGAAGATGAACATCTCAATGTCTTCCTCACTCTCTCTCTGCGTTCGCTTTTCAAGGAGTGTTATATCCTTTCGATTTCAGACTCCATGCATACGACCAAAAAACTGAAGATGGCAGGTGCCGATAAAGTGATCGATCTCTATGAAGTGAGTGCCAACAAGATATACAATATCCTCAGGCGTCCTGTAGCGACCAAGATCCTTGAAGGGATCGTTATGGAAAGAGACGGGGTGGTTTTCCGTGAAATTCCTGTCCCTGAAAGGTCATTTCTTGAAGATGTTATGACGGATGATCTCGATCTGGCCCCTTACGGGATTTTGCTGATCGGTATGATCGACGAAGAGCTGGGGCATACCTTCGTCTTTATCACGGCGGGGATCAATCACAGGGTTGATGCGGGAGATACCCTGGTCTGCATAGGCCCCAAAGATAAATTGGATGAATTTGAAGCGGTGCTGAAAAAGGAGAAAGAATTATGA
- a CDS encoding NAD-binding protein — MKQLILSWALFLNQSKRYRESKEKVCDVLTNSENPYKRVFDIFIIFLIVTSVFILIYEVKHPVPEWLDNYDIYFVSFVFLVEYLLRLWIHNDFSKHIAEEYHNAQFLHAKFELWPVVKAGLKEKFHYMVTPAAIIDLLAIFPAYRPLRVLRIFVLFRVLKLLRYTKSIHQFVDVLVNKRFELLTLLFLLVFIVMTAGIAIYVLEEHINPNINSLFDSLYWALITISTVGYGDISPVTDLGRSISMLVIVSGIAMISFATSVIVSAFSERLNELKENRIVEQINKSRSFLIICGYGQMTKMFFRQKNEKIDNYIILDNDPKRVEQAHKDGYRAIVEDASRFETLKKFNVEHSNITILCLTGSDVENIYITLNAKSISRKIRVIARVNDMNIVTKFRYAGADHLLMPNQVANTMIRTAITQPTMYKAIHAILTGKSVARIDEIHVHENHSMVGRIVGELDFKAYKLLLIGIERNGEFLFNPLPAERIESYDILLLMGQQISIRYYKEMHGGIH, encoded by the coding sequence ATGAAGCAGTTGATCTTGTCATGGGCGCTCTTCCTGAACCAATCAAAGCGGTACCGCGAAAGCAAAGAAAAGGTATGTGACGTTCTTACCAATTCCGAAAACCCCTATAAGAGGGTTTTCGATATTTTTATCATATTCCTGATCGTTACCTCTGTTTTTATCCTCATTTATGAAGTGAAGCATCCTGTGCCGGAATGGCTGGATAATTACGATATCTATTTTGTCTCTTTTGTCTTTCTGGTAGAGTATCTGCTTCGTCTGTGGATACACAATGATTTTTCAAAGCATATCGCTGAAGAGTACCACAATGCACAGTTCCTGCATGCAAAATTTGAACTTTGGCCGGTGGTGAAAGCAGGACTGAAAGAGAAGTTCCACTATATGGTCACTCCGGCGGCGATCATTGACCTTTTGGCGATCTTTCCTGCCTACAGACCACTGAGGGTACTGCGTATCTTCGTACTTTTCCGGGTCCTGAAGCTTCTGCGCTATACCAAAAGCATCCATCAGTTCGTCGATGTACTTGTCAACAAGCGCTTTGAACTTTTAACGCTGCTCTTTTTGCTTGTTTTTATTGTGATGACGGCCGGAATCGCCATTTATGTCCTTGAAGAACATATCAACCCAAATATCAACTCCCTTTTTGATTCACTCTATTGGGCGCTGATCACTATTTCGACTGTGGGATATGGCGATATTTCTCCTGTGACCGATCTTGGACGCAGCATCTCTATGCTGGTCATTGTCAGCGGTATTGCGATGATCTCTTTTGCTACCTCTGTCATTGTTTCAGCCTTTTCGGAAAGATTGAATGAACTCAAAGAGAACCGTATTGTCGAGCAGATCAATAAAAGCAGATCTTTTCTCATTATCTGTGGCTATGGGCAGATGACGAAAATGTTCTTCAGGCAGAAAAATGAGAAGATCGACAACTATATTATTCTCGACAATGATCCAAAACGGGTGGAGCAGGCGCACAAGGACGGTTACCGGGCGATCGTTGAAGATGCCAGCCGTTTCGAGACCCTGAAAAAATTCAATGTGGAGCACTCCAATATCACTATATTGTGTCTGACGGGAAGCGATGTGGAGAATATCTATATTACGCTCAATGCCAAGAGTATTTCCCGCAAGATCAGGGTGATCGCCAGAGTGAACGATATGAATATCGTCACCAAATTCAGATATGCCGGTGCTGACCATCTTCTCATGCCTAACCAGGTAGCCAATACGATGATCCGTACGGCAATTACCCAACCGACGATGTACAAGGCGATCCATGCTATTTTGACGGGAAAGAGTGTTGCGCGTATCGATGAAATCCATGTGCATGAGAATCACTCCATGGTAGGCCGTATTGTTGGTGAGCTTGACTTTAAAGCATACAAGCTCCTGCTGATCGGTATAGAACGCAACGGTGAATTCCTTTTCAATCCGTTGCCGGCAGAACGGATAGAGAGCTACGATATCCTTTTGCTGATGGGACAGCAGATCAGTATACGGTACTATAAAGAAATGCATGGGGGGATCCACTGA
- the gatB gene encoding Asp-tRNA(Asn)/Glu-tRNA(Gln) amidotransferase subunit GatB produces MFETVIGLEVHVQLNTKTKLFCACPTSFAEHQNKNTCPTCLALPGALPVVNKEAAIKAMRFGYAVNADVNHISIFDRKSYFYPDSPSAYQITQLSKAIVQNGELYIDLKDGTQKRIGITQAHLEADAGKNIHEGNYSKVDLNRAGTPLMEIVSEPDMRSSDEAVDYLKKLHSTVRYLDISDANMQEGSFRCDVNVSIRPKGQEAFGTRVEIKNINSFRFVAQAIAYEVQRQIEAYEDGVYAEEVVQETRLFDVTKGETRSMRGKEEAADYRYFPDPDLRPLVVTEEMIEEAKVMPELPDAKVKRYVDELGIKHDDALVITSKKELAYYFEEMIAQGAVAKTAVTWLTSELLGRLNKAGLEIENSPVSAATLGGLVAKIADDTVSGKGAKEVLDYMMENESRDIDAIIDELGLAQISDDGAILAIIDEILANNQDKVEQYKGGKEQLLGFFVGQTMKASKGSANPGKVNALLKQRLSS; encoded by the coding sequence ATGTTTGAAACCGTGATCGGTCTTGAAGTCCACGTTCAACTCAACACAAAAACGAAACTTTTCTGCGCCTGCCCTACCTCTTTTGCCGAGCATCAGAACAAAAATACCTGTCCTACCTGTCTGGCACTGCCCGGAGCACTTCCGGTTGTAAACAAGGAAGCTGCCATCAAAGCGATGCGTTTCGGCTATGCGGTCAATGCAGACGTGAACCATATTTCCATCTTTGACAGAAAATCCTATTTCTATCCGGACAGTCCGTCAGCATATCAGATCACGCAGCTGAGTAAAGCGATTGTACAGAACGGTGAACTCTATATCGATCTCAAGGATGGAACGCAGAAGCGTATCGGTATCACACAGGCACACCTTGAAGCGGATGCGGGAAAGAATATACATGAGGGTAACTATTCCAAAGTAGATCTGAATCGTGCGGGTACGCCATTGATGGAGATCGTCTCCGAACCCGATATGCGCTCTTCGGATGAAGCGGTGGACTATCTGAAAAAACTGCACTCTACCGTCCGTTATCTCGATATCAGTGATGCAAATATGCAGGAAGGCTCTTTCCGCTGTGACGTGAACGTCTCTATTCGTCCCAAAGGTCAGGAGGCGTTCGGTACGAGAGTGGAGATCAAGAATATCAACTCTTTCCGTTTCGTGGCACAGGCGATCGCCTATGAGGTGCAGAGACAGATAGAAGCGTATGAAGACGGTGTTTATGCAGAGGAGGTCGTACAGGAGACCAGACTGTTTGATGTGACCAAAGGTGAGACCCGTTCGATGCGCGGAAAAGAAGAGGCGGCGGACTACCGCTATTTTCCGGACCCTGACCTTCGGCCGCTGGTCGTAACGGAGGAGATGATCGAGGAGGCGAAAGTCATGCCGGAACTGCCTGATGCCAAAGTGAAACGCTATGTGGATGAACTTGGTATCAAACATGATGATGCGCTGGTCATTACCTCCAAAAAAGAGTTGGCGTACTACTTCGAAGAGATGATCGCGCAGGGTGCAGTGGCCAAAACAGCAGTGACATGGCTGACCTCCGAACTGTTGGGCCGACTGAACAAAGCAGGACTGGAGATAGAAAATTCCCCTGTAAGTGCTGCAACCCTGGGCGGGCTTGTGGCCAAGATTGCAGACGATACGGTATCAGGGAAAGGTGCCAAAGAGGTGCTTGACTATATGATGGAGAATGAAAGCCGTGACATCGATGCGATCATCGATGAGCTTGGGCTTGCACAGATCAGTGATGACGGTGCCATTCTGGCGATCATCGATGAGATCCTTGCCAATAACCAGGATAAGGTAGAGCAGTACAAAGGCGGCAAAGAGCAACTCCTGGGCTTCTTTGTCGGGCAGACAATGAAAGCAAGCAAAGGCTCCGCCAATCCGGGCAAAGTGAACGCGTTGCTGAAGCAGCGTCTGAGTTCTTAG
- a CDS encoding F0F1 ATP synthase subunit A yields the protein MEGVFTYLGGILGEDSHSAVLIAHLILVAVIVMMVAKMATKSFRAVPNGAQNVMEAYLGGVIAMGKDVIGEELARKYLPLVAAVGLFIFVSNVIGIIPGFESPTSNINVTLPLALMVFFYYNYEGIRKHGVVHYFAHFAGPVKLLAPLMFPIEIVSHISRIISLSFRLFGNIKGDDLFLWVLLMLVPFIAPLPAYLLLTFSALLQTFVFMILIYVYLAGAVAIDEEHEKAPNPAIDTMGAV from the coding sequence ATGGAAGGTGTATTTACTTACCTTGGCGGTATTTTAGGCGAGGACAGCCACTCGGCAGTATTGATCGCACACTTGATTTTGGTAGCTGTGATCGTAATGATGGTTGCAAAAATGGCTACAAAGAGTTTCAGAGCGGTTCCAAACGGAGCGCAGAACGTTATGGAAGCTTACCTTGGCGGTGTGATTGCTATGGGTAAAGATGTGATCGGTGAAGAACTTGCAAGAAAGTATCTTCCGCTTGTCGCTGCTGTCGGACTGTTTATTTTTGTTTCGAACGTGATCGGTATCATTCCCGGTTTCGAGTCTCCGACCTCCAACATCAATGTAACGCTTCCGCTGGCACTTATGGTCTTCTTCTACTATAATTATGAAGGTATCAGAAAGCATGGTGTGGTACATTATTTCGCACACTTTGCCGGACCGGTAAAACTGCTTGCTCCATTGATGTTCCCAATTGAGATCGTATCCCACATTTCAAGGATCATTTCACTTTCATTCAGACTTTTCGGTAACATCAAAGGTGATGACCTTTTCCTATGGGTACTTTTGATGCTCGTTCCTTTCATTGCACCGCTGCCTGCCTATCTGCTGCTTACTTTCTCGGCACTCTTGCAGACATTCGTTTTCATGATCCTTATCTACGTATACCTTGCAGGTGCCGTGGCAATCGACGAAGAACATGAAAAAGCGCCTAATCCGGCCATAGATACCATGGGTGCAGTGTAA
- a CDS encoding TIGR02757 family protein gives MNLSEVKVLLDAEAAKRNDLFELSYDKPDPLLVASKYKEESVALICALFGYGNAGQIVKFLESLDFSLLKASEKEIRRSLSKYYYRFQKPEDVIAIFIALKRLKEYDSIENIFYQGYRKEENILDGLWHFIAVLKKSYPHSSYGYGFLTGNMPKCVDGAGTYKRYMMYLRWMVRKDDLDMGLWSKIDKKDLLMPLDTHTFKMSGKLGLLKRKSYDMKAAIELTERFRKWDPADPVKYDFALYRLGQEKLVEL, from the coding sequence ATGAACCTTTCCGAAGTCAAAGTACTTCTCGACGCAGAAGCGGCAAAGCGAAATGATCTTTTCGAACTCTCCTATGACAAACCTGACCCCCTGCTTGTCGCTTCAAAATACAAAGAAGAATCCGTTGCGCTGATCTGTGCACTGTTCGGGTACGGCAATGCCGGGCAGATTGTGAAGTTTCTGGAAAGTCTTGATTTTTCTCTGCTGAAGGCTTCTGAAAAAGAGATACGCAGATCACTCTCCAAATACTACTACCGCTTTCAGAAACCCGAGGACGTGATCGCAATATTCATTGCGCTTAAGCGTTTAAAGGAGTATGACTCTATTGAAAACATCTTTTATCAGGGGTACCGTAAAGAGGAGAATATACTCGATGGACTGTGGCATTTCATAGCAGTACTGAAAAAGAGTTATCCTCACAGCTCATATGGGTATGGCTTCCTGACGGGAAATATGCCAAAGTGTGTGGATGGTGCAGGTACCTACAAACGCTATATGATGTATCTGCGCTGGATGGTCAGAAAAGACGATCTTGATATGGGCTTATGGAGTAAAATAGACAAGAAGGACCTTCTGATGCCTTTGGATACCCATACCTTCAAAATGTCAGGCAAACTGGGCTTGCTCAAGCGAAAAAGTTATGATATGAAAGCTGCCATAGAGCTGACAGAACGTTTCCGAAAATGGGACCCCGCAGATCCTGTCAAATATGATTTTGCGCTTTACCGGCTGGGTCAGGAAAAGTTGGTAGAACTATAA
- the lptB gene encoding LPS export ABC transporter ATP-binding protein, producing the protein MHTLEAKHLAKTIRKTRIVHDISLSVKSKEIVGLLGPNGAGKTTSFYMVCGLTGATEGEVFLDGEELTRLPLSKRAQMGIGYLPQESSIFKDLTVEENLLIAAEALELPKETVQPRIEKLLEIFNIEPIRSRIGIRLSGGERRRVEIARALVGEPKFLLLDEPFAGVDPIAVLDIQNIIRQLVELDMGILITDHNVRETLGICDRAYVMRNGEMLAAGTSEEITNDENVRKHYLGEHFTF; encoded by the coding sequence ATGCACACACTTGAAGCCAAACATCTTGCCAAAACCATTAGGAAGACCAGGATCGTTCACGATATCTCTCTGTCTGTCAAAAGTAAGGAGATCGTCGGGCTTCTGGGGCCCAACGGTGCAGGTAAGACCACTTCTTTCTATATGGTCTGCGGATTGACCGGTGCAACGGAGGGAGAGGTTTTTCTCGATGGCGAAGAGCTTACCCGGTTGCCTTTGAGCAAACGTGCACAGATGGGCATAGGCTATCTTCCGCAAGAGTCGAGCATCTTCAAGGACTTGACGGTCGAAGAGAATCTTCTGATTGCCGCAGAAGCACTTGAACTTCCCAAAGAGACGGTACAGCCGCGTATAGAGAAACTTTTGGAGATATTCAATATTGAACCCATCCGTTCACGTATCGGTATCCGTCTGAGCGGAGGGGAGAGAAGAAGGGTGGAGATCGCCAGGGCACTGGTGGGCGAGCCGAAATTCCTGCTCCTTGATGAACCTTTTGCAGGAGTCGACCCCATAGCGGTGCTTGACATACAGAACATCATCCGTCAGCTTGTTGAACTCGATATGGGCATACTTATTACCGACCACAATGTACGTGAAACCCTGGGGATATGTGACAGGGCCTATGTCATGCGAAACGGTGAAATGCTGGCTGCGGGAACAAGCGAAGAGATCACCAATGACGAAAATGTACGAAAGCATTACCTTGGTGAACATTTTACGTTTTGA
- the tsaE gene encoding tRNA (adenosine(37)-N6)-threonylcarbamoyltransferase complex ATPase subunit type 1 TsaE produces MEIIASEQELNKVVEYLDEVLPENAVVFLRGDLAAGKTTLTQAIAKARGVEGEVTSPTFSLQHCYGEGLCHYDLYRLDHEEFMQMGLFEEFEKPGWHMVEWGSDALKTFLEGVGYNVAMIGIEPYEEKRKYTIEY; encoded by the coding sequence ATGGAAATCATCGCATCAGAGCAGGAATTAAATAAAGTTGTTGAATATCTCGATGAGGTCCTGCCCGAGAACGCTGTTGTTTTTCTCCGCGGTGACCTGGCCGCGGGAAAAACCACATTGACACAGGCCATCGCCAAGGCAAGAGGTGTGGAGGGCGAAGTGACTTCACCGACCTTTTCCCTGCAGCACTGTTACGGGGAAGGGCTGTGCCATTACGACCTCTACCGTCTGGACCATGAGGAGTTCATGCAGATGGGACTCTTTGAAGAGTTCGAGAAGCCGGGCTGGCATATGGTGGAGTGGGGCAGTGATGCGCTTAAAACCTTTTTAGAGGGTGTAGGGTATAATGTGGCCATGATCGGGATAGAACCTTATGAAGAGAAACGAAAATATACAATAGAGTACTGA
- the trpD gene encoding anthranilate phosphoribosyltransferase — protein sequence MDIKQEFEKLFNNEMNETEARQFLIDLYEKGESGSDIAAAASVMREHSIKVPLSEELRQKAIDVVGTGGDQSGSFNISTTVSLLLASLGSVVAKHGNRSITSNSGSADVLEALGINLNLSVEEQVKMLEETGFCFIFAMNHHPAMKHIMPIRKSIPHRTIFNILGPLTNPAGARKYLLGVFDPAYIKRMAEALLALDTQRAYVVSSHDGMDELSLSGNSSFAYVESGRISEGEISPEALGFKLAPKEAILGGDAVHNAQITRDIFSGTERGAKRDIVLLNAAFALFVDGNVRDIEEAIAMAEEGLDSGKAATHLNFMAEVSRKLA from the coding sequence ATGGATATTAAACAAGAATTTGAAAAACTGTTCAACAACGAGATGAATGAGACTGAAGCACGTCAATTTCTCATAGACCTCTATGAAAAAGGGGAGAGCGGTTCAGATATCGCTGCTGCCGCTTCTGTGATGCGTGAACACTCCATCAAAGTCCCTCTTTCCGAGGAACTTCGCCAAAAAGCCATCGATGTAGTTGGTACCGGGGGAGACCAGAGTGGTTCGTTCAACATTTCTACCACGGTTTCCCTGCTGCTTGCGTCCCTGGGATCTGTGGTCGCCAAGCACGGCAACAGGAGCATTACCTCCAATTCCGGTTCTGCCGATGTACTCGAAGCACTGGGGATCAACCTGAACCTCTCGGTGGAAGAACAGGTGAAGATGCTTGAAGAGACCGGTTTCTGTTTTATTTTTGCGATGAACCATCACCCTGCGATGAAACACATCATGCCCATACGAAAGTCCATACCCCACAGGACGATCTTCAATATTCTTGGCCCACTTACCAATCCTGCGGGAGCGAGAAAATATCTTTTGGGCGTGTTCGACCCTGCCTATATCAAACGTATGGCCGAGGCACTGCTTGCACTCGATACCCAAAGAGCCTATGTTGTGAGCAGCCATGATGGAATGGATGAACTCTCCTTGTCAGGGAACAGCTCTTTTGCCTACGTGGAGAGCGGACGTATCAGTGAAGGGGAGATCAGTCCTGAAGCTTTAGGGTTCAAACTGGCGCCCAAAGAAGCCATTTTGGGTGGAGATGCAGTACATAATGCCCAGATCACCAGAGACATTTTTTCCGGTACTGAACGAGGAGCCAAAAGGGATATTGTACTGCTCAATGCAGCCTTTGCCCTTTTTGTTGATGGAAATGTTAGAGATATTGAAGAAGCCATCGCTATGGCAGAAGAGGGTCTTGACAGCGGCAAAGCCGCAACACATTTGAATTTCATGGCAGAGGTGTCACGGAAATTAGCGTAG
- a CDS encoding RNA-binding S4 domain-containing protein → MRVDKWLSAVNVVKRRTIATDMLKSGVVFVNGMKAKASKDLKVGDKVTIEYLKGPKSYEVLQIPATKTIPKSQKEEFVRSVE, encoded by the coding sequence ATGCGTGTAGATAAATGGCTCAGTGCCGTCAATGTGGTAAAACGCCGGACCATCGCGACCGATATGCTTAAAAGTGGCGTGGTATTCGTCAACGGTATGAAAGCCAAGGCATCCAAAGATCTCAAGGTGGGAGATAAAGTGACCATTGAGTATCTCAAAGGCCCAAAGTCCTATGAAGTGTTACAGATACCTGCGACGAAGACGATCCCCAAGTCCCAGAAAGAGGAATTTGTGAGAAGCGTTGAATAA